A stretch of DNA from Micromonospora peucetia:
ACCAGCCAAATCCTCAACGCCATGTGGAACGGCAACCCACCCCCCACCGCCCGCAAAATGGTCCAGAACGCCGTCTCCGGCATCCGCCGCATCCTCACCACCAACACCGACCCCACCACCACCCCCCACCTCCGCACCCACCCACCCGGCTACCAACTCCGCATCGACACCGAAACCATCGACCTCTACCAATTCCGCCGACTCGTCCGCGAAGGACGCCACGCCACCACCAACAACAACCACACCCACGCCGCCCACACCCTCCACCAAGCACTCAACCTCTGGCGCGGACGAGCCCTCGCCGACCTCGTCGAAACCGGCACCAACTGGTCAGAACTCGCCGCCATCGAAGACGAACGACTCTCCGCACTCGAAGACCGCCTCGACGCCGAACTCCACTGCGGCAAACACCGCGAAATCACCCCCGAACTCGAAATACTCACCACCACCGAACCCCTACGCGAACGCCTCTGCCACCAATTCATGCTCGCCCTCTACCGCAGCGGACGCCAAGTCGACGCCCTCCGCGTCTACCGACGCACCCGCGAAGCCCTCATCGACAACCTCGGCCTCGAACCCGGCCGCCACCTCCAAGAACTCCAACAACGCATCCTCGAACACGACGCAAAAATCCAAACCCCCGTACTCATCGGCTGACCCGACCCACACACCAGACACGATCGCCTCCGCGATTACCCGAGCGTGGACCGTCTGCGGGCAACATCATGAGCGCGCGGCGGTCCGTGACGTCTGGCGCACCGGAGGCTGACGGCGAGCCCGCCCAGCGATCACAGCGAGGACGACATGGCGAACAAGTGCCCGGTGCACGGGCATCAGCAATTGATGGACGACGACTACTTCGCGAGCCCGTACGCGGCGTACGAACTCTATGCCTCTCTGCACGAGAAGGGTGCGGTCCACCGGACCTGCCTCGACGACCACGGTCCGGTGTGGCTGGTCACCGGCCACGCCGAGGTCTACTCCGCACTGCGCGACCGGCGCCTCGCGCGTCCCCGCGAGTACAGCAACGGCGACTTCACCAGCCAGCGCTTCCCGGAGGGTTCGGCGACCGGCACCATCGTCACCCTCGACCCGCCGGAGCACACGCGACTCAAGAAAATGATCAACTTTACCTTCCTGCCCCGCAACCTGGAGACCTTCCGCCCCCGGGTGCACCAGCTGGTCGAGGCCCGGCTGGACGCCATCGAGGCGGCGGGCGGGGGCGACCTGGTCGAGGACTACGCGGCCATCCTGCCGATCACGATCGTCTGCGACGTGCTCGGCATCCGCGAGGAGTACCGCAAGGACCTGAAGCACTGGGCGGACCTGGTCTTCAGCGGCGACAACGAGACCAACGCGATGGTCCGCACGAAGATGTCGCAGTTCATGAACATGGTCCGGGAGGAGAAGACGAAGGATCCCGGCGACGACCTCTTCTCGTACTGGATCCACGCCAAGAACGCCGACGGGGAGCCCGAACTCAACGTCTACCAGGTGATGGCTCTGGCCCTGCTGACGATGCTGGGCGGCTACGACACCACCGCCGGCATGATCGGCCGGGGTGCGCTGGCGCTGCTCGACAGCCCCGAGACGCTGGACCGGCTCCGCCGGGACCCGGACCTGTTCGACGTGGCCGTCGAGGAGTTGCTACGCAAGCACGGCTCCGTGCACCACGGCTTCCGGCGCTTCGCCACCGAGGACCTGGAGATCGACGGTACGAAGATCGCCAAGGGTGACACGGTGCTGCTGCACCTGACCGCCGCCGGCAACGACCCGAAGCGGTTCCCCGATCCGCAGGTGCTCGACATCGACCGCGCCGACAAGGCGCACGTGGCGTTCGGCGGCGGCCCGCACTTCTGCTCCGGCTCCGAGCTGGCCCGGATGGAGACGACCATCGCGCTACGCCAACTGTTCACCCGCTTCCCCAACATCAAGCTGGCCGCACCTCGGGAGTCGCTGAGGGTGCGGCGTACCCCGCTGGTGCCCGCACTGGTGTCCCTCCCGGTCACGGTCTGAGCCCTTTCCCCACCCCGCCCGCCCCGCATCGCGTACGCCGATTCGCGGCGGAGCGTGACCCGCGCGGAGTTGGCGGCCCGGACGGCGCGGCTCGCCGGCCACCTCGCCGATCTCGGCGTGTGGTTGGCGGACCGCGTCGTCGTCCTGCTGGACGGCGTCACGGCGGTGCAGGGCGTCCTCGCCGTCGTCCGGGCTGCTGATCCGGGCGCTCGACGAGGACCGGCCGGCGGGCTCCCGCCTGGTCGTGCTGACCCGCGGCGCCGTCCACGCCGACGTTCGCCCGCCACCTGGGGGCGCCCACGACGTACGCGAACTGGTCCTGGTGGGGCCGGACGACGTTCCCGCCGACACGCCGGCCGAGCTGGCGACGTTCGGCTGGAGGCGACGCTGGACGAGGTGGGGACGGCGGACGCGGCCGAGACGGACATCGCCGCGGCCCTGCAACGACTGCTGACGAAGTGGCGCGACAAGTCCGACCCGGCTCCAGCCGAGCGGGCGGGGCGGGGCGGTCGATCGGCTCGTCGTCGGGAGGCCAACGGCCTCACCGCGGACGCTGTCGAGCTGCCCCGTCCATGCGACCAACGTCCCCCAGGTGGCCTGCTCGGCCCTGCCCCATCTGTGCGGCCCGGCGTCCTGGGTGGCCGAGGCCGGCCCTGCCCCATCTGTGCGTGCCCGGCGTCCCCGGGTGGCGTGCTCGGCCCCGCCCCATCTGTGCGTGCAGCTCGACAGGTCGCTTCGAGTTGACCGGAGCTGTCCCGGTGACCGACCCGGCCCCCGCCGCGGCACGCCGCGCCCGACCAAATCCCGATTCGACGCCGAACTCGACTTCTCACCCGCCTCGAACCGGGCCCGCCGGGCGGGGAATCCACCCGGCGGGCCCCGCCGTCACCGCTTCGGGGCGAGCTGCGTCCCGGTCTGCACGTCGAACACCGAGATGGCCTCCACCGGGCAGAACTCGGCGGCCTCGATCACCTTGTCGGACGGCGCGACCACGTCGGCCAGCGGCGCGGAGACGACGTCCATCGCGAAGTGGTCCGGCGCGGTGCCGACGCAGAAGCCCGAACTGATGCACCGGACCTGGTCCACTGCCAACCGCCAGCCGGCCTGGTCGCCGGATCCGTTCGGGCTCACCGCTGCCCCTCTCGTCGAACGTGCACTGTGCCGGGTCGGCGTGCCGCGGGCGGCGGTCCGCCCGGATGCGGCGCGCGGCGGCCCACCTCAGGTCACCACCGAGTACTTCTGCCAGCCGGTCGCGACGACCTCCGGTGCGGACAGCGTCGCGGCCGGCCGGGCCGGGTCGAACGTGCCGTTGTGCAGGTGGACGACGAGCGTGCCGTCGGCGCGCAGGCCCAACAGGTCCGGCCGGCCGTCGAGGTCGATGTCGGTCACCGTGATGATTTCGAACTCCTGCCAGCCCCGGCCGAGCGTGAACCACCGGCCCTCTCCGCGCCACCACGGGCCCTCACCGGTGGTGTCGTGCGCGAACTCGTACAGGTCGAGGTCACCGTTGGCGCGGCGCACCAGCAGATCAGGCCGGCCGGTGCCGGTGACGTCGGCCATCGCCAGCGGGAAATCCTCGACGTCGACCGTCACCAGGCGGTGCGCGGTGCGGTCGTACGTCTCGTTCTGCCGCACCTCCCGCTGGTTGAAGAACGCGTCCACGTGGCCCGCGTCCCGCTCGCGGCCGAACATGTCGTCACAGCCGTCCAGGTCCACGTCGGCGATGCCGAGGGTCTCCCACTTCTTGTCGTCCCGCGCGCCGGAGATGCGGATCGGCTCGCCGAGGGTGTCGAGACCGTTCAGCCCACCCCTGTTCGGGTAGAGAAAGATCCCGTGCGTTTCGTTCATATGGCTCATGCTCACGCCGATGACGTCGGCGTAGCCGTTGCCGTTGACGTCGATGGTGCGGACAAGCCCGTGGTCCCGTTCCGGATGGAAGCGGGTGCTGATCAGCTCCGGCTCGCCGAAGGTATCGCTACCCCGGTAACTGCCACTGTGCGGAAAGACCAACAGCTCGCCCGTGAATTCGTCGCGAACCAGGATGTCCATCCTCCCGTCCCCGTTGAACGAACGGCAGTGACCATTTCCCTTCATGCGTGCCACAAATTACCTCCACGTACGCCCCGAAATACGACAGTCCGATCATTGTGAGAGGCCCGGAGGGAGTAATCCCCACCTGCACCCCTCACCCCCCGCGAAGACGGCACCACAGCCGGACACTGTGCGGAGTCAGCGAAACCTGACGTGTGAACGGTTCAGCTCGCCCACCGAGGACACCCCGAGCAGCTTCATGGTGACCTCGATCTCCCGGCTCAGGATCTCCATTGCCCGTACGACGCCACGACGGCCGCCGGCCATCAGCCCGTACTGGTAGGCGCGTCCGACCACGGCGGCGGTGGCGCCCAACGCGATCGCGGCGACGATGTCCGCGCCCGAGGTGATGCCGGTGTCCACGAGCACCTCGACCCGGTCGCCGACCTCGTCGACCACGTGCGGCAGCAGCTCGACGGGCACCGGGGCCCGGTCGAGCTTGCGGCCGCCGTGCGTGGACAACCACACCCCGTCGACCCCGACGGCCGCGACCCGCCTGGCGTCGGCGACGCTCTGCACGCCCTTGGCGACGAGCTTGCCCGACCAGGCGCCGCGCAGCCACTCGACGTCCTCGATGGACAGCCGGGGATTGAACACCCGTTTGATCATGTCGGACGCGGAACCGCCGGTTGCCTTGAGCACCTGCGGCGACGGGGTGCCGGCCCGCCACTGCCGCAACCACCAGCCTGGGTGCAGGAACGCCTCGGCGATGGTGCCGACGCTCATCGACGGCGGGATGGTGAGCCCGTTACGGATGTCGCGACGACGCGGCACGGAGATCGGCGTGTCCAGCGTCAGCAGGATGGTGTCGAACCTCGCCTCCTCGGCGAGCGCGAGCAGTTCCTTGACCATCGCCCGGTCCTCGGCGAAGTACAGCTGGAACCAGTGCCGGCCCTGCGGCGCGGCGGCCGCGACGTCCGCCAGCGACGTGGTCGCGAGGGTGGAGACCGAGTACGGGATGCCGAACTGCTGCGCGACCGAGGCCACCGCGGGCTCGCCCTCGGCGTGCATCACCCGGTTGAACCCGACGGGCGCCAGGGCGAACGGCAGCTTCTGCCGCTTGCCGAGCACCGTCCGGCTGGTGTCGAGGGCGGACACGTCGCGCAGCACCGACGGCTGGAACTCGATGTTGGCGAACGTCTCCCGCGCGCGGCTGAGACTGCGCTCGCTGTCCGCCGCCCCGTCGCAGTAGTCGAACACCATCCGGGGCACCGCCCTGCGGGCGACAGCGCGCAGGTCGGCGATGCCCGCCGCACGCAGCAGCCGACGTTCCGTCGGGTTCCACGCCATCTTTGGCGGCTTGATCAGCGTGCTCATCCGGGCGGACTTGCTCATGGGGCTTCCTTCCGAAGGGGGGTGACGAAGGGCCGCTCCTCGTCATGGGGTTGCTACGAAACGAGGGCCCGCTGGGCGAGCAGTTCCTCGACCACCTCGGCAGGCGTCGGGTGGTCGTAGACGAGCGCGGCGGTCAGCTCCAGCCCGGTGAGGGCCTCGAGCCGACGTCGCAGCTCCACGGCGGTGAGCGAGGAGAAACCGATGTCGAGGAACTCCTGGTTCTCGTCGATCGTGGCGGCCGACGGCAGGCCGAGCGTGTACGCGGTCTGGGCCCGTACCACCCGGGACAGCACGGTGCGGCTCTCAACCTCGTCGGCGCCGTCGAGCAGCCTGCGCAACGCGTCGGGGTTGTCGACGTCCAGCGGGTCGTCGGCGGTCTCGGTGAGGTGGCGCATCGCGTCCGGCAGGTCCCGCAGCAGCGGGCTCGGCCGGTACCGGGTGTAGTCGGGCACGAACGCCGCCCAGTCCACGGCGGCGGCGACCCGGCCGACCGTGCCCGCGCCCACCGCCGCGCCGAACTGCTCGACGGTGAGTTCGGGGCCGACCGCGATCGACACCGCCCCGTCGCGCTGCTGGGCGATGGCGTCGAACACGGCAGCCGTCTCGGCGGCGCCGGCGACCCCGAACATCTCGTCGACCGTGTGCACGAGCACGAGCCGCTGCGCCCCGGCGGCGAGGGCGGTGGTGACCGGGTCGTCGGCGTCGCTGGTGACGACCACCGTCTCGGCGGTTCCCGTGGTGAGCGTCGCGCCCGCCGCCTCCAGCAGGGCGGCGATCCGGTCCGCCAGTGGCCCGCCGTGCAGCGCCACCGTGCCGGTCGGCCGCCACGGCTCGCCGGTCGGCGCGGGGGCCGCGACGAGCCGGCGGGCGAAGACGCCCGCCGAGCGCAGCGCCACCTGGTCCTCGCCCGCGCCCCGGGTGAGTACCCGGCACAGGGCGGTCAGCGTCCGGTCGTCGAGCGCCTCCGGCAGGTCGACGACTCCGCCCCAGGCTCGGGGCGTGGCGAGGCCGGCGGCCCGACCGAAACCGTACGCCGCGGACCCGTCCAGGTCGGTGATCCGCTCCGCGGGGGTGACCGCGACCGCGCCCCGGGTCAGGCACCACACCGGGGTGTCGATGCGGGCCTCGTCGAGCGCCCGGACCAGCCCGGCCGGGGTGGGGCCGGCGGGCGTCGTCAGCACCCCCGCGGCGAGGTGGTCCGGCGCCAGGTCGAGCAGTTCGGCCGTGGTGCCGTCGCGGTACCCGCGCACCTCGGCGCCGTGCCGGGTCATCGCCTCGGCGATCCGCTCGGCGCCCGCCGGCACCAGCCAGACACCCTGGAGCGCGGCCACCGGCAGCTCCGTGACCGGGGACCACCGCAGCTGGTAGCCCGGTGCGGGCCCACGCCGCCAGGCCGACAACGCCACCATGACGTCCTTCAGGGACGCGGTGTCGTCCAGGCCCAGCAGGGTGCCCAGGTCGTCGCGCTCGACCGCGGTCCAGAAGTCGTCGCCCGGCGCGGTCGCGGCGGGCGCGTCCGGCCACAGACGGGTGCGCTGGAAGGCGTACGTGGGCAGGTCGACGGGGCACGCGCCGGCGAAGAACGCCGTCCAGTCGACGGGGACGCCGCGACTGTGCAGGCGGGCGAGCGCCTCGGTCACCACCAGCGGTCCGTCCCGGTCGGCGCGCTGTGAGGGAACGAACTCGGCCTCCGCCACACACTCGCGGCCGAGCGCGGTGAGCACCGCGTCCGGGCCCAGTTCGAGGAAGGTGCGTACGCCGCGTGAGGCCAGCGCGTCGACTGCCGCGGCGAACCGCACCGTGGCCCGTACCTGACGCACCCAGTACTCCGGTGTCAGCTCGGCGACCTCGCCGGTGACCGTGGACAGCACGGGGATCGTCGGCGGCCGGTGCTCGACGGACTCGGCGACCGCGCGGAACTCGGCCAGCATCGGGTCCATCAGCGGCGAGTGGAACGCGTGCGACACGGTTAGCCGCTTCGTCTTACGGCCACTGCGGGCCAGTTCCTCGGCGACGGCGAGGGTGGCGGTCTCCTCGCCGGAGAGCACCACCGAGGTGGGGCCGTTGACGGCGGCGACGGCCACGTCTCCGGAGAGCAGCGGCGCGACCTCGTCCTCGGTGGCGCGTACGGCCACCATCGCGCCGCCGGTCGGCAGCGCCTGCATCAGCCGGCCCCGGGCAACCACCAGCCGGGCGGCGTCGGCCAGCGGGAAGACCCCCGCCACGTACGCCGCCGCCAACTCACCTATCGAGTGCCCCGCCACGAAATCGGGCCGCACCCCCCACGACTCGAACAACCGGAACAGCGCCACCTCCACCGCGAACAACGCCGGCTGCGCCCGCCCCGTCTGATGCACCTCCTCGGTGCCCAACACCTCCCGCAACGGCCGTTCCAGGTGCCGGTCCAACTCACCGCACACCTCGTCGAACGCCCGCGCGAACACCGGGAACACCAACAGCCCCTCGGCCATCCCGACCCGCTGCGCCCCCTGCCCGGTGAAGAGCACGGCGGTCGCTCCGGCGGTGTCGGCGACCCCGCCGAGCGCCCCGGCGGCGTTCTCGCCACGGGCCAGCGCCGACAGTCCGGCGCGCAGCTCGTCCAGGTTCCGGCCGAGCACGGCCCCCCGATGCCGCAGGGCCGTCCGGGTGGTGGCGAGCGAGAAGCCCACGTCGACGGCGGACGTGTCGTCGGTGAGGTGCGCGGCGAGTCGGGCCGCCTGGTCGCGCAGCGCGGCCTGGTCCCGGCCGGACACCACCAGGGGCACCACCGGCACCTCGGCGGTCGAGTCCACCAGCACCGGCTCGGGCGCCTGCTCGATGATCGCGTGCGCGTTGGTGCCGGAGATGCCGAACGAGGAGACGCCGGCGCGGCGCGGGCGGCCCGTCTCCGGCCAGGGAACCGACCCGGTGAGCAGCCGGACGGCCCCGTCCGCCCAGTCCACGTGCGGCGACGGCGCGTCGACGTGCAGCGTCTGCGGCAGTACGCCGTGCCGGATCGCCTCCACCATCTTGATCACCCCGGCGACCCCGGCGGCGGCCTGGGTGTGCCCGATGTTCGACTTGATCGAGCCGACCCAGAGCGGGTGTTCGCCCCGGTCACGGCCGTACGTCGCGATGAGCGACCGGGCCTCGATCGGATCGCCCAGGGTGGTGCCGGTGCCGTGCGCCTCGACCGCGTCCACGTCGGACGGGCGCAGCCCCGCGTCGGCGAGCGCCTGGTTGACCAGGCGCTGCTGGGAGGGGCCGTTCGGCGCGGTCATGCCGTTGCTCGCGCCGTCCTGGTTGACCGCGGTGCTGCGGACGACGGCGAGCACCGGGTGGCCGTTGCGGCGCGCGTCGGAGAGCCGTTCGAGCACCAGCACGCCGACGCCCTCCCCCCAGCCGGTGCCGTCGGCGCCAGCGGCGAAGGACTTGCACCGGCCGTCCGGGGCGAGGGCCCGCTGGCGGCTGAAGTCGATGAACGCGTTGGGCGTCGCGAGCACGGTCACGCCGCCGGCCAGGGCCAGCCCGCACTCGCCCCGCCGCAGCGACTGGGCGGCCAGGTGCAGGGTGACCAGCGACGACGAGCAGGCCGTGTCGACGGTGACCGCCGGCCCTTCCAGCCCCAGCGCGTACGACACCCGACCGGACACCACGCCGCCGGCGATGCCGGTGCCGATGAAGCCGTCGAGCTCGGCGGGCAGGTGCTGGAGGTGGGCGGTGTAGTCGTGGTACATGAGGCCGGCGAACACCCCGGTACGGCTGCCGCGCAGGGTGGTGGGATCGATGCCGGCGCGCTCGACGGCCTCCCACGAGGTCTCCAGGAACAGCCGTTGCTGCGGGTCCATCGCCAGGGCCTCGCGGCGGGAGATGCCGAAGAACTCGGCGTCGAACCGGGCCGCGTCGTACAGGAACGCGCCCTGCCCGCAGTAGGTGCGACCGGGCTTGTCCGGATCCGGGTCCACGAGGTTGTCGATGTCCCAGCCACGGTCGGTCGGGAAGCCGGCCACCGCGTCGACGCCCGCCGCGACCAGGTCCCACAGCTTCTCGGGCGAGCTGGCGCCACCGGGGAAGCGGCAGCCCATGCCGACGATCGCGATCGGGTCGTCGGTGCCGTCGGAGGAGGCCACCACCACGGTGGCGGCCGACCCACCGGCAAACAGTTCCGCGTCCAGGTGCTCGGCCAGCGCCGCCGGGTTCGGGTAGTCGAAGACCAGCGTGACGGGCAGCCGCAGGCCGACCACCGCGTTGAGGCGGTTGCGGAACTCGACGGCGGTGAGCGAGTCGAAGCCCAGTTCCTTGAACGCCGTCGTCGCGCCGACCGCGTCGGCGCCGCCGTGCCCGAGCACGACCGCGACCTGCGTACGGACGACGTCCACGAGTTCCTTGCGGCGTTCGGCCGGGCCACGGCCGGCGAGGGCCGCGACCAGGTCGGAGGCCGCCGCGGCGTCGGCGGAGACCTGCCGTCGCGCCGGGGTGCGGACCAGGCCGCGCAGCACCGGGGGCAGCACGCCGCCGGTCGCCTGCTCGCGCAGCGCGGCGAGGTCCAGGTGGATCGGAACGAGCGCGGCCTCCGGCGCGGAGAGCGCCTCGTCGAACAGCGCGAGACCATCCTCGGTGGAGATCGGGCGCACGCCGGAGCGCCGCATCCGGGCGAGGTCAGCGTCGTCGAGCGCGCCGGTGAGGCCGGTGCGCTGTGCCCACATGCCCCACGCCAACGACACGGCGGGCAGGCCACGTGCCCGCCGGTGGGCGGCGAACGCGTCGACGAACGCGTTGGCCGCCGCGTAGTTGCCCTGCCCGGGGCCGCCGAGGACGCCCGCGGCCGAGGAGAACATGACGAAGGCGCTCACCTCGCCGGCCAGCTCGTGCAGGTTCACCAGCGCGTTGACCTTGGGGCGCAGCGCGGTGGCGACCCGCTCCGGCGTGAGCGACGAGATCATCCCGTCGTCCAGGACGCCGGCCGTGTGCACGACCGCCGTGGGCGGATGCTCCGCGACGAGCGCGGCCAGCGCCTCGCGGTCGGCGGCGTCGCAGGCGGCGACCGTCACGTGGACGCCCTGGGCGGTCAGCTCGTCGTGCAGCGTCGCCAGGTCCTCGGTCATGCCACGGCGACCGGCGAGCACCAGCCGACGGACGCCGTGCCGCGCGACGAGGTGCCGGGCGACGAGGCGGCCGAGCGTGCCGGACGCCCCCGTGACCAGGACCGTGCCGGTGATCTCCGGGGTCGGGCCGGGCTGCCCGGTCACCTTGCTGAGGCGGGGTGCGAGGACCTCGCTGCCGCGCAGGGCGAGCTGCGGCTCGCCCGAGCGCAGCGCGGGCACCAGGTTCGGCGTCCACTGCCCGCCCGCGACGTCGACGAGGACGAATCGGCCGGGGTTCTCGGACTGGGCCGAGCGCAGCAGGCCCCACACGGCGGCGAGCGCCGGCTCGGTCGAGTCCGTCGCCCCTTCGGTCAGGACGACCAGGCGGGCGGCGGCGAACCTGTCGTCGGCGAGCCACTCCTGGACGGCGGCGAGGGTGCGCTGCACCGCCCGGTACGTGGCTCCGACCAGGTCGTCGTCGTCCCGGGTGACCGGCAGGACCACGTAGTCGGGAACCTCGGCGAGCGCGTCGAGGCTGTCGTACGCGGTGGCGCCGGGCAGTTCGCCGCCGACGACCGCGACCGTGGCGGCGCCGTCGCCCACCGGGACCGGCACCCAGTCGAGCAGGTGCATCGCCTCATGCCGCGGGTTGGTCAATTCGGCGAGCGCGCCCGCGGGCAGCCGGCGGACGGTCAGCGCGTCGATCGTGGCGACCGGCGCGCCGGCGTGGTCGGCGATCGTCACGGCGACGGCGTTCGGGCCCGCCGGTCGGATGGTGACCCGCAGCCGGGCGGCACCGGTGGCGTGCAGGGTCACCCCGTGCCAGGCGAACGGCAGCCA
This window harbors:
- a CDS encoding cytochrome P450, coding for MANKCPVHGHQQLMDDDYFASPYAAYELYASLHEKGAVHRTCLDDHGPVWLVTGHAEVYSALRDRRLARPREYSNGDFTSQRFPEGSATGTIVTLDPPEHTRLKKMINFTFLPRNLETFRPRVHQLVEARLDAIEAAGGGDLVEDYAAILPITIVCDVLGIREEYRKDLKHWADLVFSGDNETNAMVRTKMSQFMNMVREEKTKDPGDDLFSYWIHAKNADGEPELNVYQVMALALLTMLGGYDTTAGMIGRGALALLDSPETLDRLRRDPDLFDVAVEELLRKHGSVHHGFRRFATEDLEIDGTKIAKGDTVLLHLTAAGNDPKRFPDPQVLDIDRADKAHVAFGGGPHFCSGSELARMETTIALRQLFTRFPNIKLAAPRESLRVRRTPLVPALVSLPVTV
- a CDS encoding alpha-hydroxy acid oxidase, producing the protein MSKSARMSTLIKPPKMAWNPTERRLLRAAGIADLRAVARRAVPRMVFDYCDGAADSERSLSRARETFANIEFQPSVLRDVSALDTSRTVLGKRQKLPFALAPVGFNRVMHAEGEPAVASVAQQFGIPYSVSTLATTSLADVAAAAPQGRHWFQLYFAEDRAMVKELLALAEEARFDTILLTLDTPISVPRRRDIRNGLTIPPSMSVGTIAEAFLHPGWWLRQWRAGTPSPQVLKATGGSASDMIKRVFNPRLSIEDVEWLRGAWSGKLVAKGVQSVADARRVAAVGVDGVWLSTHGGRKLDRAPVPVELLPHVVDEVGDRVEVLVDTGITSGADIVAAIALGATAAVVGRAYQYGLMAGGRRGVVRAMEILSREIEVTMKLLGVSSVGELNRSHVRFR
- a CDS encoding ferredoxin, with the protein product MSPNGSGDQAGWRLAVDQVRCISSGFCVGTAPDHFAMDVVSAPLADVVAPSDKVIEAAEFCPVEAISVFDVQTGTQLAPKR
- a CDS encoding FG-GAP-like repeat-containing protein, whose translation is MDILVRDEFTGELLVFPHSGSYRGSDTFGEPELISTRFHPERDHGLVRTIDVNGNGYADVIGVSMSHMNETHGIFLYPNRGGLNGLDTLGEPIRISGARDDKKWETLGIADVDLDGCDDMFGRERDAGHVDAFFNQREVRQNETYDRTAHRLVTVDVEDFPLAMADVTGTGRPDLLVRRANGDLDLYEFAHDTTGEGPWWRGEGRWFTLGRGWQEFEIITVTDIDLDGRPDLLGLRADGTLVVHLHNGTFDPARPAATLSAPEVVATGWQKYSVVT
- a CDS encoding AfsR/SARP family transcriptional regulator; this translates as MKFSVLGTTEVTHHNHHLELGGIRQRAILGYLILNANKVVATSQILNAMWNGNPPPTARKMVQNAVSGIRRILTTNTDPTTTPHLRTHPPGYQLRIDTETIDLYQFRRLVREGRHATTNNNHTHAAHTLHQALNLWRGRALADLVETGTNWSELAAIEDERLSALEDRLDAELHCGKHREITPELEILTTTEPLRERLCHQFMLALYRSGRQVDALRVYRRTREALIDNLGLEPGRHLQELQQRILEHDAKIQTPVLIG